A section of the Agarivorans litoreus genome encodes:
- a CDS encoding ABC transporter substrate-binding protein: protein MNAFSIGTVMCLAFLLLGCDQQKDVKKLGLVYCTETAPHTFNPQLESSINAIAVTSRHLYDRLVEVDPITQQLIGGVANNWQISDDGLRYRFELRQGIHFHKTDYFSPSRNLNADDVMLSFERILDTNHPLYILAEGDYPFFNNIGFGKNIKKLTKLSDSSVEFELKRPDAAFLANLASDYAVILSAEYAEKLSQSDQLEQLDQLPIGSGPFYYVNQRKDHFIRYYRHWLHWRGAPPMQQLVFDITPTSSIRLAKLLTGQCDIMAQPAANQLEVLKSREELLVSVQAGLNVSYLAFNTQKPPFADVRIRRNVAGLVNKQRILDSVYLSTADIANGVLSPSSWAYRHQSRSPEQDHRVYPYIEKAKQQPIELWVLNEAKSYNPQPRKTAELIRNDLVNDGYQVNVRLLDWQVLRRYLRAPEVNYDLLLVGWSTDNSDPDDFFRQQFSCDAVEQGYNFSRWCNGHFEQLLNAATASTRLADRVKNYYKIQKIIEQDVPILPLTHALKMYSYNDSVHGITWNPYGGVSFNNAYRK from the coding sequence ATGAATGCATTCTCAATTGGCACAGTGATGTGTCTAGCTTTTTTGCTACTTGGCTGCGACCAGCAAAAAGACGTAAAAAAGCTTGGTTTAGTCTATTGTACCGAAACCGCGCCGCATACTTTTAATCCACAACTTGAAAGCTCAATCAATGCGATTGCGGTGACATCGCGACATTTATACGATCGCTTAGTTGAAGTTGATCCGATAACTCAGCAGTTAATAGGAGGCGTTGCGAATAACTGGCAAATAAGCGATGACGGATTGCGGTACCGTTTCGAGTTACGCCAAGGCATTCATTTTCATAAAACCGATTACTTTAGCCCGTCGCGCAACTTAAATGCCGATGACGTAATGCTAAGCTTTGAAAGAATTTTAGACACCAACCACCCCTTATACATTTTAGCGGAAGGTGATTATCCCTTTTTTAATAATATTGGCTTTGGCAAAAATATTAAAAAACTCACCAAGCTATCTGATAGTAGTGTTGAGTTTGAGCTAAAACGACCTGACGCAGCATTTTTGGCTAATCTTGCAAGTGATTATGCAGTTATTTTGTCTGCAGAATACGCTGAAAAATTAAGCCAATCAGACCAACTAGAACAACTTGATCAATTGCCGATTGGCAGCGGCCCCTTTTACTATGTCAATCAACGTAAAGATCATTTTATTCGATATTACCGCCACTGGTTGCATTGGCGTGGGGCACCGCCAATGCAACAGTTGGTATTTGACATAACCCCTACGTCTTCGATTCGTTTAGCTAAATTACTGACAGGCCAATGTGACATTATGGCTCAACCGGCAGCAAACCAGCTTGAAGTGCTTAAATCTCGCGAAGAACTGTTAGTCTCCGTGCAGGCTGGACTCAATGTTTCTTATTTAGCATTTAATACTCAAAAGCCTCCTTTTGCCGACGTTCGAATTCGCCGAAATGTAGCCGGGCTGGTAAACAAGCAACGGATTTTGGATTCGGTCTATTTATCAACAGCAGACATTGCCAACGGTGTTCTTTCACCTTCTTCTTGGGCTTACCGCCATCAATCTCGCTCCCCCGAGCAGGATCACCGAGTTTACCCCTACATTGAAAAAGCCAAACAACAGCCAATCGAGTTATGGGTATTAAATGAGGCCAAAAGCTACAACCCCCAACCTCGCAAAACTGCCGAGTTAATCCGCAACGATCTGGTTAATGACGGCTATCAGGTAAATGTACGCCTACTAGATTGGCAGGTTCTGCGCCGTTATTTACGTGCTCCCGAAGTAAACTACGATTTATTATTGGTTGGTTGGTCTACCGATAACAGTGACCCCGATGACTTCTTTCGACAGCAGTTCTCATGTGATGCGGTAGAACAAGGATATAACTTTAGCCGCTGGTGTAATGGTCACTTTGAACAACTCCTCAACGCTGCAACCGCCTCAACGCGACTTGCTGACCGAGTGAAAAACTATTACAAGATCCAAAAAATAATTGAACAAGACGTGCCCATTTTACCTTTAACCCATGCATTAAAAATGTATTCGTATAATGACAGTGTTCACGGTATTACTTGGAATCCATATGGAGGCGTTTCTTTTAATAACGCCTATAGGAAGTAA
- the pspF gene encoding phage shock protein operon transcriptional activator, translated as MDSPSLLGKAPSFLEVLDKVSLLAPLNRPVLVIGERGTGKELIAERLHFLSERWDKHYLSLNCASLNPNLIESELFGHQAGAYTGASQQRIGRFEQADKGTLFLDELANMPNEVQEKLLRTIEYNKIERLGSNKPIEVDVRLVCATNQDLPELVEQGDFRADLLDRLSFAVITLPPLRHRVEDIQLLAEHFAHKMARELNFSRVPSFSQTVLTQLNNYSWPGNIRELKNVVERAVVENSDHQGLVDAINLDPFASPWRPLTPAKSHQQLGLEQLSFNQQVTNFEKQLIIKALENNHYKQTACAKALQISYHQLRGLIKKHHINTQG; from the coding sequence ATGGATTCCCCTAGCCTATTAGGTAAGGCACCTAGTTTTTTGGAGGTGTTAGACAAGGTATCACTCTTAGCTCCGCTAAACCGACCTGTACTGGTTATTGGTGAACGCGGCACGGGTAAAGAGTTAATTGCCGAGCGCTTACATTTTTTGTCGGAGCGCTGGGACAAACACTATTTAAGCTTAAACTGCGCAAGCTTGAACCCGAATTTAATTGAGTCAGAACTATTTGGCCATCAAGCCGGCGCATATACCGGAGCTTCTCAGCAACGTATTGGCCGATTTGAACAAGCGGATAAAGGTACCTTGTTCTTAGATGAACTGGCCAACATGCCAAATGAAGTGCAAGAAAAGCTATTACGTACTATCGAATACAACAAAATTGAGCGCCTCGGCAGTAATAAACCCATTGAGGTAGATGTTCGATTAGTGTGTGCCACTAACCAAGATCTTCCAGAATTAGTAGAGCAAGGGGATTTTAGAGCTGATTTGCTAGACCGATTATCCTTCGCGGTGATTACCTTACCGCCATTACGCCACCGCGTTGAAGATATTCAGCTATTAGCCGAGCATTTTGCTCACAAAATGGCCAGAGAGCTCAATTTTTCCCGCGTCCCTAGTTTTAGCCAAACGGTGCTAACACAACTAAATAATTATTCTTGGCCTGGCAATATTCGTGAACTTAAAAACGTAGTAGAGCGGGCGGTGGTAGAGAACAGCGACCACCAAGGTTTAGTTGATGCTATAAACTTAGACCCATTTGCTTCTCCATGGCGTCCCCTAACACCAGCAAAAAGCCACCAACAATTAGGCCTTGAACAACTCAGCTTTAATCAACAAGTGACTAACTTTGAGAAACAATTGATCATTAAAGCCTTAGAGAATAATCATTACAAACAAACGGCCTGCGCTAAAGCCTTACAGATCAGCTACCATCAACTAAGGGGTTTAATCAAAAAACATCACATTAATACTCAAGGCTAG
- the pspA gene encoding phage shock protein PspA gives MGMFSRLTDIINSNISTMLDKAEDPQKMLRLIIQEMEDTLVEVRASTAKVLADKKQLIRKIEHLEEQAEDWQAKAELALSREREDLARLALVEKKHLQESIKQQQKELGLVDDSLLQLQQEIEQLELKLSESRNRQAGLLARQTTAKNRHAVRQQLDNERALKTREKFEQFQAKIDQLEARAEVFGKEGDNNPDLNKQFAELSADAEIADELDKLKAKLEQK, from the coding sequence ATGGGAATGTTTAGCCGCTTAACAGATATTATTAACTCCAACATCAGCACCATGTTGGATAAAGCTGAAGATCCGCAAAAGATGCTACGCCTTATCATTCAAGAAATGGAAGACACCTTGGTGGAAGTGCGTGCTAGTACTGCAAAAGTATTGGCCGATAAAAAACAGCTGATACGTAAAATTGAACATTTGGAAGAGCAAGCTGAAGATTGGCAGGCTAAAGCTGAACTTGCCTTAAGCCGCGAACGAGAAGATCTAGCACGCTTGGCTTTAGTTGAGAAAAAACACTTACAAGAGTCAATTAAGCAACAGCAAAAAGAGCTAGGCTTAGTGGATGATAGTTTATTGCAGTTGCAGCAAGAGATTGAGCAGCTAGAGCTTAAATTAAGCGAATCAAGAAATCGTCAAGCTGGTTTATTAGCTCGTCAAACCACAGCCAAAAACCGCCATGCGGTAAGGCAACAACTAGATAACGAACGCGCGTTAAAAACGCGAGAAAAATTTGAGCAGTTTCAAGCTAAGATAGACCAACTTGAAGCACGCGCAGAAGTATTTGGTAAGGAAGGCGATAATAACCCTGACTTAAACAAGCAATTTGCTGAGTTAAGTGCTGACGCTGAGATTGCCGACGAGCTAGACAAGCTTAAAGCCAAGTTAGAGCAAAAATAG
- the pspB gene encoding envelope stress response membrane protein PspB: MLTVLVTPLILFMAIVAPLWLILHYKSKRQVEHGISEQEREQLNALATRAKDMSARIHALENILDESVPHWRER, encoded by the coding sequence ATGCTTACCGTATTGGTGACGCCGTTAATTTTGTTTATGGCCATAGTGGCCCCACTGTGGCTTATTTTACATTACAAGAGTAAGCGTCAGGTAGAACATGGGATAAGTGAACAGGAGCGTGAGCAGCTAAATGCTTTAGCTACTCGAGCCAAAGATATGTCAGCGCGCATTCATGCTTTAGAGAACATTTTAGACGAAAGCGTGCCGCATTGGAGGGAGCGCTAA
- the pspC gene encoding envelope stress response membrane protein PspC yields the protein MFDKPLYRDPQKGKIAGVCAGLAHSLGAETWLIRIIAVTLAITNLGLFLIVYGAAWLFMDKRPSNLRGDDGVIIKSKVWQSGDTPSQAVSELEHQFDDFEQRLRKVEKVVTARDFELHSQFKNL from the coding sequence ATGTTTGATAAACCGTTATATCGTGACCCACAAAAAGGTAAAATTGCCGGGGTGTGTGCTGGTTTAGCACATAGCCTTGGCGCCGAAACATGGTTAATTCGAATAATTGCTGTGACTTTGGCTATTACGAACCTAGGACTATTTCTTATTGTCTACGGCGCCGCGTGGTTATTTATGGATAAACGACCCAGCAACTTAAGAGGAGATGATGGGGTAATCATTAAGTCAAAAGTATGGCAAAGTGGAGATACACCTAGTCAAGCAGTTAGTGAGCTAGAGCATCAATTTGATGATTTTGAACAGCGTTTACGCAAAGTAGAAAAAGTAGTGACAGCACGAGATTTTGAGCTTCATAGTCAGTTTAAAAACCTCTAA
- a CDS encoding TyrR/PhhR family helix-turn-helix DNA-binding protein — MRIELNCQQSTEVFSAVLGVLVKHGLALQAMQSVDTGHLFLHLTELELALTQQLLSEFRCLKGVSDARIVSALPSEVEHKEVQILLDNVPYPVVLIDKSGEIRQFNQAFEQSCGDTPHPLTNSDISRFLRGFSVQRWFGSGSGKRELVEIQLSGRVYMADIIPLSETALFSHLPGAIMLFKSAHWLEASFDLSQIELGISEGRLVATSDETSNVLNSLKRLVEHPMPTLLFGEAGVGKRFLARLLNELSMGSDERFHAVSCHNQEYSLSEQLAEIAAEQPNTVLLSNIEKLKSCEVEDAVSSLSAPQLGIKHLLFSSRYTPEQLAALWGGDCYYSLIKNSINVPPLRQRKEDIVPLAQSWLDFQYAKHQEVPPPLSREVKRYLSSLSWPGNIPQLYQVLQDSLDIGSMKKWQVSDIKYHHEKVVDNVSIESLLQQDYHSAMGEFEHLLLSYHYPQHPSSRLLAKKLGLSHTAIANKLREHNIRNKTDLDN; from the coding sequence ATGCGCATAGAGTTGAACTGCCAACAAAGTACCGAAGTTTTCAGCGCGGTTCTTGGCGTTTTAGTTAAACATGGCTTAGCGCTACAAGCCATGCAAAGTGTCGACACCGGACACTTGTTTCTTCACCTTACCGAATTAGAGCTTGCTCTAACACAGCAATTGCTTAGTGAATTTCGTTGTTTAAAAGGTGTTTCTGATGCACGTATCGTGTCGGCCTTGCCTTCTGAAGTTGAACATAAAGAAGTACAAATTCTGTTAGACAACGTCCCTTACCCTGTGGTGCTGATTGATAAATCTGGAGAAATCCGTCAGTTTAATCAGGCCTTTGAGCAATCCTGCGGTGATACTCCTCATCCTCTTACCAATAGTGATATAAGCAGGTTTTTGCGTGGCTTTAGCGTGCAACGCTGGTTTGGTAGTGGTTCCGGTAAGCGAGAGCTAGTAGAAATTCAGCTAAGTGGTCGAGTCTACATGGCTGATATTATTCCGCTGTCAGAAACTGCGCTGTTTTCGCATCTACCCGGCGCGATCATGCTGTTTAAGTCAGCCCATTGGTTAGAGGCTAGCTTCGACTTATCGCAAATTGAACTTGGGATTAGCGAAGGGCGTTTAGTTGCAACTAGCGATGAGACCAGCAACGTTCTTAATAGCTTAAAACGTTTAGTTGAACACCCAATGCCAACGCTATTGTTCGGAGAAGCGGGAGTGGGTAAGCGCTTTTTAGCACGTTTGTTAAACGAGCTTTCTATGGGCAGTGATGAACGCTTTCACGCGGTAAGCTGCCATAACCAAGAATATAGTTTGTCTGAGCAACTAGCAGAAATTGCTGCTGAACAGCCTAATACGGTGTTGTTAAGCAATATTGAAAAACTAAAGAGCTGTGAAGTTGAAGATGCGGTTAGCTCTCTAAGCGCGCCTCAACTCGGGATTAAACACCTGCTTTTTTCTAGCCGCTATACGCCTGAACAATTGGCCGCGCTATGGGGAGGCGACTGCTATTACTCGCTAATTAAAAACAGCATTAATGTTCCGCCACTTCGTCAGCGAAAAGAAGACATTGTGCCATTGGCACAATCTTGGTTAGATTTTCAGTACGCTAAACACCAAGAAGTTCCGCCACCTTTAAGCAGAGAAGTAAAGCGCTACTTAAGTTCATTAAGCTGGCCGGGCAATATCCCTCAGCTATATCAAGTGCTGCAAGACTCCTTAGATATTGGCAGTATGAAAAAATGGCAAGTGAGTGACATTAAATATCATCATGAAAAAGTGGTAGATAATGTCAGTATTGAGAGCTTGCTGCAGCAAGATTACCACTCTGCGATGGGGGAGTTCGAACACTTGCTGTTAAGTTATCATTATCCTCAGCACCCTAGCTCGCGACTATTGGCGAAAAAGTTAGGTTTGTCTCATACCGCCATCGCCAATAAACTACGCGAACACAATATTCGTAATAAAACCGACTTAGACAATTAA
- the leuB gene encoding 3-isopropylmalate dehydrogenase, which produces MNTYKIALLAGDGIGPEVMKQAVKVLKAVEARNPEVAFELNEALFGAVAYFETGKSFPAETIAICDEADAILKGTIGLNHEDSKKIPVDEQPERGALLPLRRRYNTYANFRPVYLPQELAHFSPLKPEVIGEGIDLMIIRELVGGLYFGEKEVGKDDNGKRYVREVLEYDEDQIRDILKVGFETAQRRKKVLHNIHKSNVLKSSVLWNEILEEVAVDYPDVEVKHILVDAAATYLCLNPGQFDVMVMENMFGDILSDQGGGILGSLGLMPSACVGPEKSYYEPSHGSAPDIAGKNIANPYSMIGSVALMLEMSFGMEQEAKNLWHAMKSVFANGYGTPDLAKGEDAKLIDTDAFGDMVVDELNKAPRV; this is translated from the coding sequence ATGAACACTTATAAGATCGCCTTATTGGCCGGCGACGGCATCGGCCCAGAAGTAATGAAACAAGCGGTCAAAGTATTAAAAGCAGTTGAAGCGCGTAACCCTGAAGTAGCATTTGAATTAAACGAAGCACTATTTGGTGCAGTAGCCTACTTCGAAACGGGTAAATCTTTCCCTGCTGAAACCATCGCTATTTGTGATGAAGCAGACGCAATCTTAAAAGGCACCATTGGCCTTAACCACGAAGATTCTAAAAAAATTCCAGTAGACGAGCAGCCAGAGCGTGGCGCGCTACTGCCTTTACGCCGTCGTTACAATACCTATGCTAACTTTCGTCCGGTGTACTTACCTCAAGAATTAGCTCACTTCTCGCCACTTAAGCCTGAAGTTATCGGTGAAGGTATTGACCTTATGATTATCCGCGAGCTAGTGGGTGGTCTGTACTTTGGTGAGAAAGAAGTAGGCAAAGACGACAACGGTAAGCGTTATGTTCGTGAAGTACTTGAGTACGACGAAGACCAAATTCGCGATATTCTAAAAGTAGGTTTTGAAACTGCTCAGCGTCGTAAAAAAGTGCTGCATAACATCCACAAAAGTAACGTACTTAAATCAAGCGTGTTGTGGAATGAGATCCTAGAAGAAGTAGCAGTAGACTACCCAGATGTGGAAGTTAAGCACATTTTGGTTGATGCGGCGGCTACTTACTTATGTTTAAACCCTGGCCAATTTGACGTAATGGTTATGGAAAACATGTTTGGTGATATTTTAAGTGACCAGGGCGGCGGTATTTTAGGTTCATTAGGCCTTATGCCTTCAGCGTGTGTGGGTCCAGAGAAGTCTTACTACGAACCTTCTCACGGCAGTGCTCCAGATATCGCGGGCAAAAACATTGCTAACCCATATTCAATGATCGGCTCTGTAGCATTAATGCTAGAAATGAGCTTTGGCATGGAGCAAGAAGCGAAGAACCTATGGCACGCAATGAAGTCGGTGTTTGCCAACGGTTACGGTACGCCAGACTTAGCCAAAGGTGAAGATGCAAAACTTATCGATACCGACGCCTTTGGTGACATGGTAGTTGATGAGCTAAACAAAGCACCACGTGTCTAA
- a CDS encoding cystathionine beta-lyase, which produces MKKSTKIVSAGRDKKWTQGLVNPPVSRGSTVVFNSVKEMKQATAKRHDKTLFYGRRGTQTHFAFQEAMVEIEGGAGCALYPCGTAAISGALLSFLKQGDHLLMVDTAYEPTRDLCDKLLSRYGIETTYYDPMIGGAISELIQANTKVIFLESPGSLTMEVQDSPAIVAAARAANQDIVVMLDNTWASPVNFSPFDFDIDISIQAATKYIVGHSDVMLGTAVANQRCWDQLRENSYLLGQCTSPDDIYLAMRGMRTLGVRLAQHQKNALEVANWLAQREDVDHVRHPALASCPGNAFFERDFQGSCGLFSFVMKGGNQAALTALLDGMEHFKMGYSWGGYESLIMGVNGVEKLRTATQWKAEGTLIRVHIGLEDTSDLIADLDAGLARFNAAL; this is translated from the coding sequence ATGAAAAAATCAACCAAAATAGTGAGTGCTGGTCGCGATAAAAAGTGGACCCAAGGCTTAGTAAACCCTCCGGTATCTCGTGGGTCTACCGTTGTATTTAACAGCGTTAAAGAGATGAAACAAGCCACCGCTAAACGTCATGACAAAACCTTGTTTTATGGACGTAGGGGCACCCAAACGCACTTTGCCTTTCAAGAGGCTATGGTGGAAATAGAAGGCGGTGCAGGCTGTGCCTTGTATCCTTGTGGTACGGCTGCAATTAGTGGCGCGTTATTGTCTTTCTTGAAGCAAGGTGACCACCTGCTTATGGTGGATACTGCCTACGAACCAACTCGCGACCTTTGCGACAAATTGCTTAGCCGTTATGGCATAGAAACCACCTATTATGATCCGATGATAGGCGGTGCTATCAGCGAGTTAATTCAAGCCAATACCAAGGTGATTTTCTTGGAGTCTCCAGGCTCTTTAACCATGGAAGTGCAAGACTCTCCAGCGATTGTCGCGGCTGCGCGAGCGGCAAACCAAGATATCGTGGTGATGTTAGATAATACTTGGGCATCGCCAGTTAACTTTAGTCCTTTTGATTTCGACATCGATATTTCTATTCAAGCGGCCACTAAGTACATTGTGGGGCATTCAGACGTAATGTTAGGCACCGCGGTGGCTAATCAACGTTGTTGGGATCAACTGCGCGAAAACTCTTATTTACTGGGTCAGTGCACTTCGCCAGACGATATCTATTTAGCAATGCGCGGAATGCGTACCTTGGGTGTGCGTTTGGCACAGCATCAAAAAAATGCTTTAGAAGTGGCTAATTGGTTAGCTCAACGCGAGGATGTTGATCATGTTCGCCATCCCGCTTTGGCAAGCTGCCCTGGTAATGCGTTTTTTGAACGTGACTTTCAAGGTTCTTGTGGTTTGTTCTCCTTTGTCATGAAAGGTGGCAATCAAGCGGCATTAACCGCGCTATTAGATGGAATGGAACATTTTAAGATGGGCTATTCTTGGGGCGGTTACGAAAGCTTGATCATGGGAGTGAATGGGGTAGAGAAGCTACGCACTGCTACTCAATGGAAGGCTGAAGGTACCTTGATTCGTGTTCATATTGGCCTTGAAGACACCAGTGACTTAATCGCCGATTTAGACGCTGGCCTTGCGCGATTTAACGCTGCCTTATAG
- a CDS encoding DM13 domain-containing protein, with protein MLLQATLKWSTTLLLACLLTACGGGSDGGTSSPPLTGAQLFNQADPAGNQFSCSTCHASSENAQGLDALQLHRPAHSLLNATRRNAFYNGTFSEVIDAVNNCRVDWMDASPYVSDSNDWLALEEYLAGLSDSGDATEIAFNQVAAVSDFSAADISAGHELFNQTCATCHGQNAAGTGLARTLVSSGLSAQQVANKVRNSGPTTSSYFTNLSGGSMPFWSEQRLSDQELVDIASYVESINGPQSFSCNASDHPKVGQVAMLSTLSHNVSGRVEIIDNCTIEVTEFNYDGGGPDVLFYGAPSSNYTQGGFAIGDIINGPMYNNDTLRLSLANAQQLDQLAGISVWCRDFSVSFGDGLFN; from the coding sequence ATGTTACTTCAAGCAACTTTAAAATGGTCCACAACGCTGTTATTAGCGTGTTTACTTACTGCCTGTGGAGGAGGAAGTGATGGAGGAACGTCTTCACCGCCTTTAACCGGCGCGCAACTATTTAACCAAGCCGATCCCGCTGGTAATCAATTTTCTTGTAGCACTTGTCATGCTTCCAGTGAAAATGCGCAAGGCTTAGATGCGCTGCAACTGCATCGGCCGGCGCATTCTTTGTTAAACGCTACCCGCCGAAATGCCTTTTATAATGGTACGTTTAGCGAAGTGATTGATGCTGTAAACAATTGTCGAGTTGATTGGATGGATGCAAGCCCTTATGTTAGCGACAGTAATGATTGGTTGGCATTAGAAGAATACTTAGCAGGCTTGAGCGATAGTGGTGATGCAACAGAAATTGCTTTTAATCAAGTCGCTGCGGTTAGTGATTTTAGTGCAGCGGATATAAGCGCTGGGCATGAGCTATTTAATCAAACTTGTGCTACTTGCCATGGACAAAATGCCGCAGGGACCGGGCTAGCAAGAACGCTTGTGAGCAGCGGCTTAAGTGCTCAACAAGTGGCTAATAAGGTACGTAATTCTGGGCCAACTACCAGTAGTTATTTCACCAACCTCTCTGGTGGCAGTATGCCGTTTTGGAGTGAGCAACGGCTCAGCGATCAGGAGCTAGTAGACATTGCTAGTTATGTTGAGAGCATTAATGGGCCGCAAAGCTTTAGTTGTAATGCTAGCGACCACCCTAAAGTTGGCCAAGTCGCCATGTTAAGCACACTTTCTCACAATGTGAGCGGGCGGGTAGAGATCATCGACAATTGTACAATTGAAGTCACCGAGTTCAATTACGATGGTGGTGGCCCAGACGTACTATTTTATGGTGCTCCAAGCAGCAATTATACCCAAGGTGGTTTTGCTATCGGCGATATTATTAATGGCCCGATGTATAACAACGATACCTTAAGGTTAAGCTTAGCCAACGCCCAACAGTTAGATCAGCTAGCCGGCATTAGTGTATGGTGTCGAGATTTCAGCGTAAGTTTTGGCGACGGTTTATTTAATTAA